One Alkalibaculum bacchi DNA window includes the following coding sequences:
- a CDS encoding cysteine hydrolase family protein encodes MKVLVVTDMQNDFIDGTLGTKEAIGIVDSAKAKIDSYLAAGDRVIYTQDTHTEAYLQTQEGQKLPVEHCMKGTPGWEISQRVYVIGCQVIEKPAFGSIELAEFISAIKEVESIELIGLCTDICVISNAMILKAKMPEIPIIVDASCCAGTTLESHKNALYAMKVCQIEVTGVNDYDAVQ; translated from the coding sequence ATGAAAGTTTTAGTAGTAACTGATATGCAGAATGATTTTATTGATGGAACACTTGGCACTAAGGAAGCTATAGGGATTGTTGATTCTGCGAAGGCAAAGATTGACAGTTATCTAGCAGCAGGAGATAGAGTCATTTATACACAAGATACCCATACTGAGGCTTACCTTCAAACACAAGAAGGGCAAAAGCTACCTGTTGAGCATTGCATGAAAGGGACACCTGGCTGGGAGATTTCGCAAAGGGTGTATGTGATAGGATGCCAGGTGATTGAAAAGCCAGCTTTCGGTTCAATAGAACTTGCTGAATTTATTTCAGCAATAAAGGAGGTAGAGTCTATAGAACTTATTGGACTTTGCACAGATATTTGTGTTATTTCAAATGCAATGATTTTAAAAGCTAAAATGCCAGAAATTCCAATTATAGTTGATGCATCTTGCTGTGCAGGAACCACCTTGGAAAGTCATAAGAACGCACTGTATGCAATGAAGGTATGTCAGATTGAAGTCACAGGCGTGAATGATTACGATGCAGTGCAGTAA
- a CDS encoding ABC transporter ATP-binding protein, translated as MSILTLDNVSKKYSNKVALKNINFSLDKNCIVGLVGPNGAGKTTLFRLIMNLIEPTTGKIKLWDQNNSTNIVGNNINYCSDGDNLYEDLTVSENLQFIVRAYGINNGNKKIEELSILLDIDQELNTQAKNLSKGMRKKVALIRTLINEASMIILDEPMSWLDVDNQKRLTMLLKSMSKKSLIIISSHNMAQVEKICDKVILLNQEIKYFGDIEDIDYGNIIKLKIEYVKESYNPQLKKELISIVGVLDVYSVDEALYIEYDNSIGDIENQIISCVIQRYKLNVKKINHIEKSLEDLYFERVR; from the coding sequence ATGAGTATTTTAACATTAGATAATGTATCAAAAAAATATTCCAATAAGGTTGCTTTAAAAAATATAAATTTTTCATTAGATAAAAATTGTATAGTAGGTTTAGTTGGGCCAAATGGTGCAGGGAAAACTACATTATTTAGATTAATTATGAACCTTATTGAACCTACTACAGGAAAAATTAAATTATGGGACCAAAATAACTCTACTAATATTGTTGGAAATAATATTAACTATTGTTCTGACGGGGATAATTTGTATGAAGACTTGACAGTGAGTGAAAATCTACAATTCATAGTTAGAGCATATGGAATTAATAATGGGAATAAAAAAATTGAAGAATTAAGCATTTTGTTGGATATAGATCAAGAGTTAAATACTCAAGCAAAGAATTTATCTAAGGGAATGAGAAAAAAAGTGGCTTTGATTCGTACATTGATTAATGAAGCTTCTATGATAATTCTGGATGAACCCATGTCTTGGTTAGACGTAGATAATCAAAAACGCTTAACCATGTTGTTAAAGAGTATGAGTAAGAAATCCTTGATCATAATAAGTAGTCATAATATGGCACAAGTTGAGAAAATTTGTGATAAAGTCATACTTCTAAATCAAGAAATTAAGTATTTTGGTGATATAGAAGATATTGACTATGGAAATATAATAAAACTTAAAATTGAGTACGTAAAAGAAAGCTATAATCCACAACTGAAAAAAGAATTGATTTCAATTGTGGGTGTTCTAGATGTGTATTCTGTAGATGAGGCTTTATATATTGAATATGATAATAGCATAGGAGATATAGAAAATCAAATTATATCTTGTGTAATACAGAGATATAAACTCAATGTGAAGAAAATAAATCACATTGAGAAAAGTCTAGAAGATTTATATTTTGAAAGAGTGAGGTGA
- a CDS encoding SPASM domain-containing protein, translated as MWIYIILVFLYIIFLNAIPLVFAILSNGNIVPCLGLKDLAIGKIDDIYGIFTEDKLLKYWDMSNREIVQCKDCGLKYACNDCRSLETRLGASIDEKITCRR; from the coding sequence TTGTGGATATATATAATTTTAGTATTTCTTTACATCATATTTCTCAATGCAATTCCATTAGTATTTGCAATTCTTTCTAATGGCAATATAGTACCATGTTTAGGATTGAAGGATTTAGCAATCGGTAAAATTGACGACATTTATGGCATTTTTACAGAAGATAAACTATTAAAATATTGGGATATGAGTAACAGAGAAATAGTTCAATGTAAAGATTGTGGATTAAAGTATGCCTGCAATGACTGTAGAAGTTTAGAAACAAGACTGGGAGCAAGTATTGATGAAAAAATAACATGTAGGAGGTAA
- a CDS encoding ABC transporter ATP-binding protein has protein sequence MIKYNELYFRYRKKNPQILNGITFNINQGDVHGVLGHNGAGKTTLLRLTSGIIYPTKGEILIDNKVPEQFKRYMAYMPESNGIYDKLTALQNLKFRASLSNTNKKEINQKSEEFLVLLGLIDRRNDLVGIWSNGMKKRLALACALVGSPKLLLLDEPTNGIDPESLEVLISIIKHTQRLGATMMISSHNLDFINEIGNSISIIEKGTLVYNDQIDTNKCKVKDIYFNQLNKFRKDNKDEEII, from the coding sequence ATGATAAAATATAATGAACTGTATTTTAGATATAGAAAGAAAAATCCACAAATATTAAATGGTATAACTTTTAATATAAATCAAGGTGATGTACATGGAGTATTAGGTCACAATGGAGCCGGAAAAACAACATTGTTAAGACTTACTTCAGGTATTATATATCCCACCAAGGGAGAAATTCTAATAGATAATAAAGTGCCTGAGCAATTTAAGAGATATATGGCATATATGCCTGAATCAAATGGGATTTACGACAAATTGACTGCATTACAAAATCTGAAATTTAGAGCAAGCTTATCAAATACTAACAAAAAAGAAATAAACCAAAAATCCGAAGAGTTTCTTGTTTTGTTGGGATTGATAGATAGAAGAAATGACTTAGTGGGAATATGGTCTAATGGAATGAAAAAACGATTAGCATTAGCATGTGCATTGGTAGGGTCTCCAAAATTGTTGTTGCTGGATGAACCGACTAATGGAATAGACCCAGAAAGTTTAGAGGTTTTAATTTCTATTATAAAGCATACTCAAAGGTTGGGAGCTACTATGATGATAAGCAGCCATAATTTAGATTTTATTAATGAGATAGGAAATAGTATATCCATCATTGAGAAAGGCACGTTAGTATATAATGATCAAATAGATACGAACAAATGCAAAGTAAAAGATATTTATTTCAATCAGTTAAACAAGTTTAGAAAGGATAATAAAGATGAAGAAATAATTTAA